In one window of Poriferisphaera corsica DNA:
- a CDS encoding SRPBCC family protein yields MPIHDEQLKGPYKLWRHEHWFEDSPQGCICHDRVTYYPPGGLLAPLINHLFIQNDLIKIFNYRTKIINKIFK; encoded by the coding sequence ATGCCAATCCATGACGAGCAACTCAAAGGCCCCTACAAACTTTGGCGACACGAACACTGGTTCGAGGATTCGCCACAAGGCTGCATCTGCCACGACCGCGTCACCTACTACCCACCCGGCGGCTTACTCGCCCCACTCATTAACCACCTCTTCATCCAAAACGACCTCATCAAAATCTTCAACTACCGCACCAAAATTATTAACAAAATATTCAAATAA
- the dapA gene encoding 4-hydroxy-tetrahydrodipicolinate synthase has product MQLQGAYTAMITPFRAGEVDFDRLRANVDDQIDQGIDGLVPVGTTGECPTLSHEEHRDVIKTVVEQANGRVKIIAGTGSNSTTEALNLTKHAKDVGADAALIVNPYYNKPNQQGLYRHFMHLADNVDIPIILYNIPGRTGITMEAPTVARLAKHTNIVAIKEATGSCDMTSEIRQLTDLTIVSGDDSLTLPLMSIGASGVISVLSNIIPAKIKSLTAAALNGDFAEALQHHNDIFPLCKACLTLATNPITIKTAMAICGRDTGELRLPLCEMPTASRAILEDLLREHNIR; this is encoded by the coding sequence ATGCAACTGCAAGGTGCATATACCGCCATGATTACCCCCTTCCGTGCAGGTGAAGTCGATTTCGATCGCCTACGCGCCAACGTCGACGACCAGATCGACCAAGGGATTGATGGCCTCGTCCCCGTCGGAACCACCGGCGAATGCCCAACACTCTCACACGAAGAACACCGCGACGTCATCAAAACCGTCGTCGAACAAGCCAACGGCCGCGTCAAAATCATTGCCGGCACTGGATCAAACTCCACCACCGAAGCGCTCAACCTCACCAAGCACGCCAAAGACGTCGGCGCTGACGCCGCCCTCATCGTCAACCCATACTACAACAAGCCTAACCAGCAGGGCCTCTATCGCCACTTCATGCACCTCGCTGACAATGTCGATATCCCCATCATCCTCTACAACATCCCCGGCCGCACCGGCATCACCATGGAAGCGCCAACCGTCGCGCGTCTCGCCAAGCACACCAACATCGTCGCCATCAAAGAAGCCACCGGCTCATGCGACATGACCTCCGAAATCCGTCAGCTCACCGATCTCACCATCGTCTCAGGCGACGACTCACTCACCCTCCCTCTCATGTCCATCGGCGCCTCCGGCGTCATCTCCGTTCTCTCAAACATCATCCCCGCAAAAATCAAATCTCTCACCGCCGCCGCACTCAATGGCGACTTCGCTGAAGCGCTCCAGCACCACAACGACATTTTCCCACTCTGCAAAGCATGCCTCACCCTCGCCACCAACCCCATCACTATCAAAACCGCCATGGCCATCTGCGGCCGCGACACCGGTGAACTCCGACTCCCACTCTGCGAAATGCCCACCGCCTCCCGCGCCATCCTCGAAGACCTCCTAAGAGAACACAACATCCGCTAA
- the larC gene encoding nickel insertion protein: MTEHPLGSSQAQSATNSSHLADQPAQQVIEITVNLDDATPELLGHTIDKLLELGALDVWATPIVMKKSRPAHQLSLLCAPQDRDRLAIALLTETGAIGLRYHTRDRITLDRVIHHAPSPLGQIPIKVASLNNLPLSAKPEHDTLAKLAKQHNMPLNRVQQIANAAANELLSTLTSDSSNGGDPS; this comes from the coding sequence ATGACGGAGCATCCATTGGGCAGCAGCCAAGCACAATCCGCTACAAATTCATCCCACCTCGCGGATCAGCCTGCGCAGCAAGTCATCGAAATCACCGTCAATCTCGACGATGCTACCCCCGAGCTCCTCGGCCACACCATCGATAAACTTCTCGAGCTCGGCGCCCTTGATGTCTGGGCAACCCCCATCGTCATGAAAAAATCCCGCCCAGCCCATCAACTCTCCCTCCTCTGCGCACCGCAAGACCGTGATCGCCTCGCCATCGCATTGCTCACCGAAACCGGCGCCATCGGCCTCCGCTATCACACACGTGACCGCATTACATTAGACCGCGTCATCCACCACGCCCCCTCACCCCTCGGCCAAATCCCTATCAAAGTCGCATCACTTAATAACTTACCCCTCTCAGCCAAACCCGAACACGACACACTCGCCAAGCTTGCCAAACAACACAACATGCCGCTCAACCGCGTTCAGCAAATCGCCAATGCTGCCGCTAACGAGTTGCTGTCCACACTCACCTCCGATTCATCCAATGGAGGTGACCCATCATGA
- the tilS gene encoding tRNA lysidine(34) synthetase TilS yields the protein MDFKKRAKISYHPVVKAIARSLKAAEVIKPRGEVAVVVGVSGGADSVALLLGMHALSQRRGWGMRLVVGHVQHHLRGDEAEADALFVEDLAKHLGLAYERRDLDLREAKNIEEAARRGRYEALGEIAVQADCVWVATAHHADDQLETVLMRLLRGAGARGLRGVAKVRSLVEGVKIVRPLLGVGKEQIEKFLCETEQDWREDHTNADVERWRAKLRHEVLPVLKEIRGDAAIKAVQLGDRMRGLEGVLQDAVAEVIENDAREVDGVFHLPRDRARQCREIVLMGVLRSLAMLKGVDSDRCGERELGPITKSVRDQQGGMRQFELYGGVRVVVTRDSVLISNN from the coding sequence TTGGATTTTAAGAAGCGTGCGAAAATCTCGTATCACCCAGTTGTGAAAGCGATCGCGCGCAGTTTGAAAGCTGCTGAAGTTATTAAACCGCGAGGTGAGGTGGCGGTTGTAGTGGGGGTTAGCGGTGGCGCGGATTCGGTGGCTTTGCTATTGGGGATGCATGCGTTGAGCCAGCGGCGCGGCTGGGGAATGCGGCTTGTCGTGGGACATGTACAGCATCACTTGCGGGGTGATGAGGCAGAAGCGGATGCGTTGTTCGTTGAGGATTTGGCGAAGCATTTAGGGCTGGCGTATGAGCGACGTGATCTTGATCTACGTGAGGCAAAGAATATTGAGGAGGCGGCAAGGCGGGGGCGGTATGAAGCCTTAGGTGAGATTGCTGTGCAGGCTGATTGTGTGTGGGTTGCGACAGCCCATCATGCGGACGATCAACTAGAGACGGTATTGATGCGATTGTTGCGTGGGGCAGGGGCGCGGGGACTGCGGGGGGTGGCGAAGGTGCGGTCGTTGGTTGAGGGAGTGAAAATTGTGCGGCCGCTTTTGGGGGTAGGGAAGGAACAGATTGAGAAGTTTTTGTGTGAAACGGAGCAAGATTGGCGAGAGGATCATACTAATGCGGATGTGGAGCGGTGGCGTGCGAAGTTGCGGCATGAGGTGTTGCCGGTGCTGAAGGAAATTCGGGGTGATGCGGCGATCAAGGCGGTGCAGCTTGGTGATCGGATGCGCGGATTGGAAGGTGTACTGCAAGATGCAGTGGCTGAGGTTATCGAGAATGATGCCCGGGAGGTGGATGGTGTATTTCATCTACCACGTGATCGGGCTAGGCAATGTCGAGAGATTGTGTTGATGGGTGTTTTGCGATCGCTTGCAATGTTAAAAGGTGTGGATTCGGATCGGTGTGGTGAGCGGGAACTTGGGCCGATTACAAAATCTGTGAGAGATCAGCAAGGCGGTATGCGGCAGTTTGAACTGTATGGGGGTGTGAGAGTTGTGGTAACGCGCGACAGCGTTTTAATTTCTAATAACTAA
- a CDS encoding dihydrofolate reductase family protein, translating to MKTTAYIATSIDNYIADAKHGVDFLSTTNPDITEQPSDPDIYGFHKFINSIDALVMGRKTLDVITPLIDQWPYGEKPVIILTSHSDYEIAPKLPKTVETLCGLEPNQIIDTLAQRGFHHLYIDGGITISRFLQANLLSEIIITRIPIILGSGIPLFSSLSQHYSLTHKHTESFNTGITQSTYQINTCTL from the coding sequence ATGAAAACAACCGCTTATATCGCAACCTCAATCGATAACTATATCGCAGATGCAAAACATGGCGTCGATTTTCTTTCAACAACCAATCCTGATATCACTGAACAACCATCCGACCCCGATATTTACGGCTTTCATAAATTTATCAACAGCATAGACGCTTTGGTCATGGGAAGAAAAACCCTTGATGTGATTACTCCGCTCATCGACCAGTGGCCATACGGCGAGAAACCCGTCATCATTCTAACTTCACATTCAGATTATGAAATCGCTCCAAAATTGCCAAAAACTGTCGAAACATTGTGTGGACTAGAGCCTAATCAAATCATAGACACTCTAGCACAACGTGGTTTCCATCACCTTTATATTGATGGCGGCATTACGATCTCACGGTTCCTACAAGCCAATCTGCTCAGTGAAATCATTATCACTCGCATCCCCATTATCCTCGGATCAGGTATCCCCTTGTTTTCAAGCCTTTCCCAACACTACTCGCTCACACACAAACACACCGAATCTTTCAACACCGGCATCACACAAAGCACCTATCAAATCAACACCTGTACACTCTAA